A stretch of DNA from Manis pentadactyla isolate mManPen7 chromosome 19, mManPen7.hap1, whole genome shotgun sequence:
TAGACCTTCTGCGGAGCGTCAGGTGAGTATTTACCTCAGAAGCCTTGCTTGGCACCTGGGTGCTGTTAGGGTGTAGCCTGGGGCAGAAGATGCACCCGGATATTTGTTGAATCTGGGTAACGCTCATGtactgggagagggagggaatgaGGACTTGGGGATCAATTTTAGCAGGTTTCAGCAGGTGAGCCCGAAGGGGAGGGGAGATGAGATGAGAGGTACACCCTTAAAGGGAAGGCGAGTGAGAGGAGAGGCTGCCCTGTGCTGCCCACCCTGCTTGCAGTCGCCTCCCTGCAGAGCTGAGGCCCCCTGGGTGCGGGCGGCAGCCGTGGCAGCCCCTCGGGAGCCGCAGTGCCACAGCCGGGGCCGGGAGGCCCGCGCCTGGCCCTTCATGCAGCTGTGGTAGGATGGGCGCTGGGATTGGCCGCTGGTTGAAGACCTGGGTTCCTCTTGTGCAGATAAGCTTTGTATTCACACAACACCTGCAAAGGCAACTTTGTCTTGAGGCAGTGATGGAAGGAGAGAGCAACCAGACAGGGCAGGAGAGCGGAGAGTAGGAGGTGCTCGGAGGGGAGGGTGAAGAAGCTGCGAGAAGCCCCGGGCGCCCGACTGGGACCAGGGTCCTTGGGCTCCACAGGGTTGCTGGCCCCCTGATGGCTGTGGCGACAGGCCTGTGTCTGTGAGGAGCCCCGGGGTCTGTTTGTCTTCCAGATTCCTCGGACCCAGGAAAGATGTCTTACCAGCAGCAGCAGTGCAAGCAgccctgccagcctccccccGTGTTCATACCTAAGTGCCCGGAGCCTTGCCCTCCACCTAAGTGCCCGGAGCCTTGCCCAGCCCCAAAGTGCCCGCAGCCGTGTCCTCCCCCTCCGTGCCAGCAGAAGTGCCCCCCCTGCCAGCAGAAGTGTCCTCCCAAGTGCAAGTAACAGCGCCCGCACCGCCAAGGGTCATGAAACGGAAAGACCCAGGCTCGTCTCAGTCCCAGGACCCCATCACCCTCCTTTCTGCCGAGGTGACACATGCGTCTTCTCTCAGCTCCCACCTGAGCTGACAGCTCACAGAGAAAAGGCCTGGTGCCTGAGCTGATGCCATGCGGCTGGACGACGCACAGCGACATCATTGCCTCATCTCGCTCTGCCATCTTCGTGTGTCACTGGGTGGCGATCTCTGTTCTGTGAGCCTTTGAGCGGCTATTCTTTTGCTTCtctaataaagcaaatatttcatGCATGAGTCACATTACTTTTGTTTACATTGTCTGTTTTTAATCTCTTTGGTTAAGTACATTTAATGAGCAATACTTTTCTGTTGAATATTTGAAGTCAGGTTTCTTCATTACAAAATTTAGTTTGGGGATATGAAGTGTGTCTTTTGGATTTGGTATAAAAAAGCGTATTTTACTGGTTTTAGAGACATTTCTACATCTTTCTGTCTTGTATGGCCTTGAAAAGAATTCCTTAACTTCTCTCAGCTTTAATATCCTGATCTGTAAAAAGTAGAAAAGCATGTGTTTAGCTGAGCGTACTCATAGACATGAATTCACTCATGAATGTGTACCTATTATGTATcgtgtgccaggcagtgttctcTATCCTAGGTTGTAGTAATGCTGACCAAAGTCTTTGTCCCTCTACAGACACACAGGGGAAGGGAATGTGCGGCATTCATATGCTAGAGAGCATTATTTGGAAAGAGTCTTTCAAGGTGGCTTTTGGGCAGAGAGCTGAAGGAATAGAAGAGTGAGCCCTGAGTTTAACTAGGGTGGATCATCCAATGAGAGGACATGGCAGGCGATAAGGCAGAGCAAGGAAACAGCAGAGGGCATGCTGGTCAAGGGCACACTGTTCCCAATGAGGTCAGAGAGGTTGGGTTGGGAACATGTGGTCACCATCTGATATCTGTTGAAAGTTTGAGAGCCATACGAGTTGGGGTACAATGGCCtaagaatttatatttttgtgaTGCTCAATTATTACATATAATTTCTTTTGCATAGCATTTCTACTAAACGGACACACTGTACTTCAAATTAATTTCAGAAAAGTTTAGAGGACCTGAGGAATAAAAAGCAACTTTtgtgaaatgaaatattattgagGGAGTGACTACACAAAAAGTAGGTCTATTAGTTTTCCTCTTATAGTGAAAAGTGCACCATTAATTCTTGTGCCACATAGGTCACAAAATGCCAAGGGAATTTGGTCTTGCTGTGCTCCGAACCCTAAGATATGAGTGTTGGGGGTTGACCTTGCTATACTGACAGGGACTCTGTGCTTTCATTCCTGTTAATGATTTATTTTGTCTGCTTTTTctttaacaataacaaaaagtaaaaggtcttctctcttttttgggGGAACATAATTAACACATTCAGAAAGTTCATAATCTTCAGCTGTACAGGGTGAATGGTTAGAAATTAAGCAGTACATATCCAACCCTGAAGTCAAGATAAAGAACATCACCAACCCTTCAAAAGTCCCTTCATGTTTTCTTATTAAATCAGATCTCATTCTAAGgcagtacagtacagagaagacaagtaatgactccatagcatcttactatgctgatggacagtgactgcaatggggtcggggggacttggtaatatggatgAGTGTTGAAAGTATGGTGTTGCTCATGtgtaaccttcataagactgtatgtcAGTGatagtttatattaaaaaattaactaaaaatagaaaaatcaagataaagaatttctaaataaataaatacattccaTCCCATTCTTTCACCAGCACAAGTGACCTCTATCCTGACCTTAAAATAATATGTTTGTTGACTTTCTTTCGTATATTTTTACCACCGTCGTAGAGTCATCTCAAAAAACTGTATACTTTACTTTCCACTTTTTGaacatcatataaatggaaccatatggCATGCCAtcatttttgtctctcttctttcaATTGACATTATTCACGATAGTGTTTTTGTGCATCATTGTATGAATATAGAACATTTTGTTTATTGGAATGTTGGTGGGCATGTGAGCTGTGTCCTATGTGGAGCTGTCTGAGCTGTGCCTCGGTGACACAGTTTCTTCAGGCTTGCTGGTGCACGTGTTCAGAGATTTCTCTAGGTCGTATTCACAGGAGATACACATCTTCAACTTGACAGGTAATGCCAAACTGCTTGCAAAATACTTGCAGGAACTTAAAATCCTGCCAGTGATGTAGTGCATTTTCTAATTTACTCTATCCCTTTAAGCTGATTGATCACTGCCACACTTCTGACAGTTTTACCCAtctagtgtatgtgtgtgtgtgagtgtgtgtgcgatGATCTTTCATTGCACTTTGAATATGCCCTTTATTAGCTACTAAGGggtttcagatattttaaaaaattctgttattGACTGCTGAGTACATGCTCTTTTGTGAAGTGCCTGTTGTCCATTTTTTTGCTTaggtgtttgtctttttctgactgatTATgaaatctttatgtattttgcctAGTGATATTTAACAGCAATTTGCCCAACCCATGGTACTAAGGTTTGTGTCTGGTGTTTTTCTCCAGAAATTGGAGCCTTATATCTTCCATTTAAGTCTGTGATACATTTTGAATTCCCATTGTGTATGGTGGGAGGTAATGGCCAAAGTTTGTTATTTTCTGAATCAATACCTAATTGTTTGACATTTGTTAGCAAGATCACATGTTTGCCCATTGAATTGCCTTAGCACCTGTGTTGAAAATCAATTACCGTATATGTATGGTTGTATTTCTCAGCTTTCTATTCTATTGCTTGCTCTGTCTACTCTTATGCCTAGAGCATACTGTCTTCATTAGTGTGGTTCTATAAAAAAGTCTTAAAATTAGTCCTCCAACGCTGGTTTCATCAAAATCATTTTGTTGTTCACAATACTATTCATCCcacatgtattttataattgagtTGTTGTCAATTTCTCCTAAAAACTCACTGGCAGTTTGTCTGGAATCCCATTGAATTTTGGAACTACCTGGGAAGAACTGATAACTTAGAATAGTCAGTCTTTTGATCCACGCAAAGGATCAGACACACGCTCTCAGAACAAAGTGCGTAGTGTTCAGTGCAAAGATCATGCACATCATTTGTTCAGTTCATCTGGATTTATTTTTGATGGTTATATAAACAGTatcttgaatttttatttcataattgtcTGTTGCTACATATGACCTCTTTTACCTTTTCCATCGCTATGATCCTGCTTCAAACCACTTGAATATCTGAATTATGGCCATAACCTCCTTATTAACTTCCTGCTTACATCTTTGCTCCCAATACACAATGTTCCACAACACAGTCAGAGTTCATCTCCGAAAGGTTAGCGTTGCTTCTCTGGTTAAACCCTGTCATCTGAACCAGGATAAGACCCCAAGTTCCTACTGTGGTCTACAGAGCTGAATATGAACTGAAACACACTTCTGAAAACCTACCTCACTTATTTTCATTCTCATCCCCTCTCTCAGAAAAGCTTAGAAAGGCTGGAAGTTGGGTGACTgactggtggggtggggggcaaaaTTGTGTTTCTCTGAAATTTGTGGGCCATCTAAATATCATACAATACATATACCATGACCTGCCTactaaaaaatcagtgaaatacaTCAGCATGGTTACGAAAGTAACAAGATACTGCACTAAATGGTCAGCATGCCGGCTGTTTTCTTTGACACTTGTTCACCCCCTGCGTGTCCTGTATCCCTGCTCGTTGGCCTGCATTGGTACAGAAGAGGAACCAAAACTTGGGGAGAGTTCTGAAGTATGATACTCAACAATGAACACACATTTCTTCTGAAATAAAGGCACAACATCtgttattgtttgctttttgagGATCAAATCGATGATTTTACCTGctcttttgtttccatttccttctttcatttcttcattctttcctctcaCATGTTCACCTTATTTACCACCTGAATTTCCCCCTTTCTTCTTGCCTTTGGAAGACATATTTCCAGCATATATTGGCCACGCACCAAACTTGGGAGTAAGGAGAAAAGATGACATGTCATTTTGCTTGTCCTCTAGAACCTCAGAATCAGATGTGaaatacttgttattttataTACACTCCATGTTAACATTAATTTTGATGAATAATAGCAAGGAATGTTCAGTCTACTTGGGAAAGGGGGCTGGAGTCAGGAGATGCTTCAAATCAGCAAAGATGAGTGAACTCATTGCAAGAAGCATCTGCCGACGACTCCCCCAGGGAGACAGGAGGGCTGAGAGGCAGTAATCCAGGCCCGTGGAGCAACCTCAGGAAGCACACAGACACTGCCGGTAACCGGAACCTTGGAAGACTGCTTGTCATTCGGGAGGTATGCAGTAGATGGTGTAAGGGATGCTGTTACACGAGGTTGCGTTGGAGGAAGTCAGTGGGCTCTGGTTGTAGAGCTCTTTGTGGTTATCTACTCTAATAACCACCATTGTTCTGTTATTTGAAGTAAGATTATATCTCTATAAAGCTAAAAAATGTAAGCTTTTAAATAACAGGGCAAGGTAGCATCTCCTGCACCCCAGACATCCTCTTCCCTTTACCCAGAGGTACCTGCAGTTGATACCCAAAGAAACCACTGCTAACATGAACAGACATCATTATAGGCACATTTGTATGCATACTAAGTAGAAGAAGACATGGAGCATGGAGGTGTTGCGGTtggtatttttaagaaatagtgAGTCCAACTGAAGAGAAGGAGAAGAACTCGTAATGATAGTGAAGGACTGCGAGACCACAGGTGAAAGCATTTCAGAGCTAAGACTCCTACAACTGTGTGAGAAAGCAGATATTAGGAACTGAAAACAGGTGGACTCAACATTTTCTTGactctgtgttttaatttggaaTAGTCTTATttattcctaaaatgaatgctgaGTAAATTTGCATCTTCCCAACTCCTTTTTCACTTCCCAATGTTCGCTTGTTACATCTGTGAATATTGACAAGGTGAGGCCTCGGTGACATGCCATCTGGAGGCCTGTGGCTCTCATTCCACACGAGCTCTCATGCCCACCACTACGGCAGCTGCAGATCCCATAAATTCACAcgggtcccttttctccaccatctccccAACTTttgccacttttttttctttctggatgacagccatcctatCAAGTGTGAAGTGACATTTCCCTGTGGTTTCGGTTTGtatttccctgctgattagtgaCGTTGAGCTTGTTTTCAAACACCTGTTGGTCATTTATAGGGTTTCTTAGAGAAATGCCTATTCATGTATTTTGCCAATTTTAATGTAAACATacttttgtgtgtgagtgtttgagttgtatgagttccttacacATTTTGTGAATTATCCATTTATCAGATACATGGAGACCTCATATTTCATGAAGTCCTACTATGTATTGTGCCTCATCTCACACAAGGCATTTTGAT
This window harbors:
- the LOC130681719 gene encoding small proline-rich protein 2H-like is translated as MSYQQQQCKQPCQPPPVFIPKCPEPCPPPKCPEPCSAPKCPQPCPPPPCQQKCPPKCNRLPAELRPPGCGRQPWQPLGSRSATAGAGRPAPGPSCSCDSSDPGKMSYQQQQCKQPCQPPPVFIPKCPEPCPPPKCPEPCPAPKCPQPCPPPPCQQKCPPCQQKCPPKCK